The proteins below come from a single Macaca fascicularis isolate 582-1 chromosome 9, T2T-MFA8v1.1 genomic window:
- the PROSER2 gene encoding proline and serine-rich protein 2 isoform X2 — MTIAFLKFSIPPHSSFPDDESLKYLTHEEKDVLLFFEETIDSLDEDFEEPVLCDGGVCCLCSPSLEESTSSPSEPEDVIDLVQPAPGAGEAKGLPEETQAAGPAPAGKEHRKQDAETPPPPDPPAPETLPAPPPVPSTPDPPRRELRAPSPPAEHPRLLRSVPTPLVIAQKISERLAGNEALSPTSPSREGRPEEWRTPAAWGPRSRDPGPGPSRPAQPKAPRFPSNIIVTNGAAREPHRTLSRAAVSVQERRAQVLATIHGHAGAFPAAGDVGEGAPGGSSSPEQVARGQGLPGPTESLRAGGQAPRGPALANGFPSAHEALKSAPSAFAPTGKSLCFRPGPALPSARARQSFPGPRQPDGAQDWRLADSLPRPQGITVQFAGRGSSEEARREALRKLGLLRESS, encoded by the exons ATGACGATAGCCTTTTTGAAGTTTTCCATCCCTCCACATAGTTCGTTTCCT GATGATGAGAGCCTGAAGTACCTCACCCATGAGGAAAAGGACGTCCTCCTGTTTTTTGAGGAGACAATTGACTCCCTGGACGAGGACTTTGAGGAGCCAGTGCTGTGTGATGGGGGAGTGTGCTGCCTCTGCTCCCCGTCTCTGGAGGAGAGCACCTCCAGTCCCTCCGAGCCTGAAGATGTCATCGACTTAGTGCAGCCAGCACCTGGCGCCGGGGAAGCCAAGGGCCTCCCAGAGGAGACGCAGGCAGCAG GGCCTGCACCTGCCGGGAAGGAGCACAGGAAACAAGATGCTGAGACTCCTCCACCTCCGGACCCCCCAGCTCCCGAGACCCTTCCTGCACCACCGCCCGTGCCCAGCACCCCCGACCCCCCTAGGAGGGAGCTGCGCGCCCCTTCCCCGCCAGCGGAGCACCCCAGACTCCTGCGCTCCGTTCCCACGCCCCTCGTTATTGCGCAGAAGATTTCCGAGAGGTTGGCAGGAAACGAAGCCCTCTCGCCCACATCCCCATCCAGGGAGGGCCGGCCCGAGGAGTGGAGGACACCGGCCGCCTGGGGGCCCCGCAGCAGAGACCCCGGCCCGGGGCCCAGTCGCCCGGCGCAGCCCAAGGCCCCCCGCTTCCCCAGCAACATCATCGTCACCAACGGCGCGGCCCGGGAGCCCCACAGGACCCTGTCCAGGGCGGCCGTCAGCGTGCAGGAGCGCAGGGCGCAGGTGCTGGCCACCATCCACGGCCACGCCGGCGCCTTCCCCGCCGCAGGGGATGTGGGCGAGGGGGCCCCGGGGGGCAGCTCCTCCCCGGAGCAGGTGGCACGTGGCCAGGGCCTGCCTGGCCCCACTGAGAGTCTCCGGGCAGGGGGTCAGGCTCCGCGGGGCCCGGCGCTGGCCAACGGCTTCCCAAGTGCGCACGAGGCCCTGAAGAGCGCACCCAGCGCCTTCGCGCCCACCGGGAAGTCCCTCTGCTTCCGCCCCGGCCCGGCCCTGCCCAGTGCGCGGGCCCGCCAGAGCTTCCCCGGGCCCCGGCAGCCCGACGGTGCCCAGGACTGGCGCCTCGCAGACTCCCTGCCCCGGCCGCAGGGCATCACCGTGCAGTTCGCAGGGCGCGGCTCCTCGGAGGAGGCCCGCAGGGAGGCGCTGCGGAAGCTGGGGCTGCTCAGGGAGAGCTCGTGA